A region from the Rufibacter sp. DG15C genome encodes:
- a CDS encoding DUF4199 domain-containing protein, translating into MLDRSIVNISARYGLVGGVVSFIYGLCLYFIYHQNPYSEQTELSATLLFVPTFVFLGVKYFKKYIDTEIGFGKAFKVAFITVLILAGTVALLQLIYTLLIGNDLVPQFITEAQAELTKSRPDLVKSVGVENYEMMKQEVGTRNAFSLGMKQWTLRMLVGFFMSIVSAVFFRK; encoded by the coding sequence ATGCTTGATAGATCAATAGTTAATATTAGTGCCAGATATGGTCTGGTAGGGGGAGTTGTCAGTTTTATCTACGGGTTATGCCTTTACTTTATCTATCATCAAAATCCCTATAGTGAGCAGACCGAACTATCAGCTACACTATTGTTTGTGCCTACTTTCGTTTTTTTGGGAGTTAAGTATTTTAAAAAGTATATTGATACAGAAATAGGTTTTGGTAAGGCTTTTAAAGTGGCTTTTATAACAGTCTTAATTTTGGCTGGTACAGTGGCTCTTCTACAGCTTATATATACATTGCTAATTGGTAATGACTTGGTTCCTCAATTTATTACTGAGGCTCAGGCAGAACTGACGAAGAGTAGACCAGATTTGGTCAAGAGTGTTGGAGTGGAAAACTATGAGATGATGAAACAAGAAGTGGGCACAAGGAATGCGTTCTCTCTTGGAATGAAGCAATGGACGCTTCGTATGTTGGTTGGTTTTTTTATGAGTATCGTTTCTGCCGTCTTTTTTAGAAAATAA
- the porU gene encoding type IX secretion system sortase PorU: MHLFRNLLIGLCLWVFPAAAVFAQQEETRTITWRDKPATGTTGKSISTIPTFEEASYHQPGALPFYVFTIPGVAVSSFEFTHLEFAPVASSFLASFPKNSLKTDITPQVGTGTSNRQTHSTVSFQPYRLNSQTGAVERLVTFSYKYRTGNPPAPASRKTGTTPQPLRSHVTRSVLSSGDWYKIGVPATGMYKLDRAALQSMGVNVQNLNPRFLRLFGNGGGMLPQANSAPRPDDLTENAVWVEGQQDGSFDASDYLLFYGEGPHTWAVNTSGGAPFVHAKNLFSDTTYYYLTIGPTEGKRVASRASVPGSYPVVSSFDERWHHELDSKNMIQSGREWYGEEFNAFTQQSPFTFSASDLVPGSTVYLSSAVMGSSPEASSFKVALNGTALGDHVMQGYDAGDAYHEAGFNNFKVFAQPLNSLMYSGDLAVSYVFQPGRSSSAVGYLNYFSLFAQRQLKLYGSQTAFRSLASIQQPVTTYQIANASASTQIWDVTNALEPVQQLFTAGQFSVPSTELREFIAFTGNSFPTPAFIGKITNQNLHSLNTGADLDLVILAPPAFLAQAQRLAAHRRSRNSLQVEVVSLPQVFEEFASGQRDWTAIRDFMSMLYERSQKQGEEQLNLLLLGDATYDPRFRTASTSQFVPIYQSRESLHPVFSYSSDDYFGLLDAHEGEWSETNFSLQEMLDIGIGRLPAKTSAEADLLVDKILKYESDASKGNWRNKLVFLADDGEANEHLGDAENLSAYMEKNHPEYLTEKLYLDLYPQISVPNGKRSPATNKALQDAIEKGALLVNYTGHGNEVSLADEQILTINEILAWKNPDKLTFLLTATCEIGRYDDPRRNSGAETALLHPDGGAVGLLTTTRPVYSDGNRKLNTSFFQAAFTPLPSGAMPTLGYLTRYTKNNSLSQVNNRNFALLGDPTMRLAYPNLKVAVTEVNDKPVASATTDTLHALSKVVLKGQVTDAQQQVVTSFQGKVHVSVYDKPSTVSTLGDQDPVRKVTVRENLLYDGVASVQNGLFQITFVVPKDINYQIGLGSVNLYALSSSTDGNGATFVPVGGADVNTVADNSLPQIQLYMNDESFVSGGTTATDAILLAHLSDENGINTAGAGIGHEITAILDDKASDPLVLNDFYTADIDSYQAGKVRYSLKNLSPGPHSLQLKAWDTHNNSATARIEFVVASSEKLALNHVLNIPNPFLEKTTFHFDHNRNGQELDILIQIFTVSGILVKTLHGTSTGGSHFSDLTWDGRDDYNGKLAKGVYIYKVNVRSQVDGASTSKFEKLVLLK, translated from the coding sequence ATGCACCTGTTTAGAAACCTACTGATAGGCCTTTGCCTTTGGGTGTTCCCTGCTGCGGCTGTTTTTGCCCAACAGGAGGAAACCCGTACCATTACTTGGCGCGACAAACCCGCCACTGGTACCACGGGCAAATCTATTTCTACAATACCCACTTTTGAGGAAGCCTCCTACCATCAACCGGGAGCGCTTCCTTTTTATGTTTTTACCATACCCGGCGTTGCCGTTTCCTCATTTGAGTTTACGCACCTGGAATTTGCGCCTGTAGCGTCGTCGTTTTTGGCCTCTTTTCCTAAAAACAGCCTAAAAACGGACATCACGCCGCAGGTGGGCACGGGTACGTCTAACCGACAAACTCACAGCACCGTCTCCTTCCAGCCGTATAGGTTGAACTCGCAGACGGGCGCAGTGGAGCGGCTGGTGACGTTTAGCTATAAGTATAGAACAGGCAATCCTCCTGCACCGGCCAGCAGAAAAACAGGTACTACTCCGCAGCCCTTAAGAAGCCACGTGACCCGGTCGGTGCTGAGCTCTGGGGATTGGTATAAGATTGGGGTGCCTGCTACGGGCATGTACAAACTGGACCGCGCCGCCTTGCAAAGCATGGGGGTAAACGTGCAAAACCTCAACCCTAGGTTCTTGCGTCTCTTTGGCAACGGCGGCGGCATGCTACCCCAAGCCAACAGCGCTCCCAGACCCGACGACTTAACGGAGAATGCCGTCTGGGTAGAAGGTCAGCAAGATGGTTCTTTTGACGCTAGTGACTACCTGCTTTTCTATGGCGAAGGCCCACATACCTGGGCGGTAAACACCAGCGGCGGTGCACCATTTGTGCATGCCAAAAACCTATTCAGTGACACTACTTACTACTATTTGACTATTGGCCCCACCGAAGGGAAACGAGTGGCTTCCAGAGCTTCTGTACCGGGCTCTTATCCGGTGGTATCTAGTTTTGATGAGCGCTGGCACCATGAGTTAGACAGCAAGAACATGATTCAGTCTGGCAGGGAGTGGTACGGGGAGGAATTCAATGCTTTTACGCAGCAGTCTCCTTTCACTTTCTCTGCTTCTGATTTGGTGCCAGGCAGCACGGTATACCTCTCCTCTGCCGTGATGGGAAGTTCTCCGGAGGCCTCATCTTTTAAAGTCGCTTTGAACGGCACTGCCCTAGGCGATCATGTCATGCAAGGATATGATGCTGGAGATGCCTACCATGAGGCGGGGTTTAATAATTTCAAAGTCTTCGCGCAACCGCTCAACAGCCTCATGTATTCAGGTGACTTGGCGGTTTCTTATGTTTTTCAGCCGGGAAGAAGTTCGTCGGCGGTGGGCTATCTGAATTACTTCTCCTTGTTCGCGCAGCGGCAACTAAAGCTGTATGGATCGCAAACTGCCTTTAGGTCTTTGGCCAGTATACAGCAACCGGTCACTACCTACCAAATCGCAAACGCATCTGCTTCAACACAAATCTGGGATGTGACCAACGCCTTGGAACCGGTACAGCAGCTTTTTACCGCTGGTCAGTTTTCGGTGCCTAGTACAGAACTGCGGGAATTCATTGCGTTCACGGGCAACAGCTTCCCAACCCCGGCTTTCATAGGAAAGATAACCAACCAAAACCTGCATAGCCTTAATACGGGAGCGGACCTGGACTTGGTGATTTTAGCGCCGCCCGCTTTCCTAGCCCAGGCGCAACGCTTGGCCGCGCATAGACGCTCCCGGAACAGTTTGCAGGTGGAAGTGGTCTCGTTGCCGCAGGTTTTTGAGGAGTTTGCCTCGGGCCAGCGGGACTGGACGGCCATCCGGGATTTTATGAGCATGTTGTATGAGCGCAGCCAAAAACAAGGCGAGGAACAATTGAACCTGCTTCTGCTAGGTGATGCTACCTATGATCCTCGTTTTAGAACCGCCTCCACTTCGCAGTTTGTGCCAATCTATCAGTCTAGGGAATCCCTGCACCCCGTGTTCTCTTATTCTTCAGATGACTACTTCGGGTTATTAGACGCGCACGAGGGCGAATGGTCTGAGACCAATTTCTCTCTCCAGGAAATGCTGGACATTGGCATTGGCCGGCTGCCCGCCAAGACCTCTGCAGAGGCGGATCTGCTAGTGGATAAGATTCTCAAATATGAGAGTGATGCCTCTAAAGGGAATTGGCGGAACAAGTTGGTTTTTTTAGCAGATGATGGTGAGGCGAACGAGCATCTTGGGGATGCTGAGAACCTGTCTGCCTACATGGAGAAGAACCACCCGGAATACCTCACTGAGAAGCTTTACTTAGACTTGTACCCGCAGATTTCGGTGCCCAATGGCAAACGGTCGCCGGCTACTAACAAAGCCTTGCAAGACGCCATTGAAAAAGGAGCTTTGCTAGTGAATTACACGGGACACGGCAATGAGGTGAGTTTGGCAGATGAGCAGATTTTGACCATCAATGAGATTCTGGCCTGGAAGAACCCAGATAAGCTTACGTTTTTATTGACGGCTACTTGTGAGATTGGTCGGTATGATGATCCCAGAAGAAACTCAGGGGCAGAGACGGCTTTGCTGCACCCCGATGGCGGGGCCGTTGGCCTGCTAACCACTACCCGGCCAGTGTACTCAGACGGTAACCGTAAATTGAACACAAGTTTCTTTCAAGCTGCTTTTACACCCTTGCCGTCTGGTGCCATGCCCACATTAGGGTACCTGACGCGCTATACCAAAAACAACAGCTTGTCTCAGGTGAACAACCGCAACTTCGCGCTGCTAGGAGATCCAACCATGCGTCTAGCCTATCCTAACTTAAAAGTAGCGGTGACCGAAGTAAACGACAAGCCTGTTGCCTCAGCCACAACAGATACCTTGCACGCCTTGTCTAAAGTAGTATTAAAAGGCCAGGTAACTGATGCCCAACAACAGGTAGTTACTAGCTTTCAAGGCAAGGTGCATGTGTCTGTGTATGATAAACCTTCTACCGTTTCCACCTTAGGCGACCAAGACCCTGTGCGTAAAGTAACAGTCCGGGAAAACCTTTTATATGATGGAGTAGCCAGTGTGCAGAATGGGCTCTTCCAGATTACGTTTGTGGTACCCAAAGACATTAATTATCAGATTGGGTTAGGAAGCGTCAACTTGTATGCCCTTTCTTCTTCTACTGACGGCAATGGAGCTACGTTTGTACCTGTAGGTGGCGCAGATGTTAATACAGTGGCGGACAACTCCCTTCCCCAAATACAACTGTACATGAATGATGAGTCTTTTGTATCTGGGGGGACAACAGCCACAGATGCGATCTTACTGGCCCATCTGTCTGATGAGAACGGTATCAATACTGCCGGTGCTGGCATTGGGCATGAAATCACCGCTATCTTAGATGACAAGGCCTCTGACCCTTTAGTGTTGAATGACTTCTACACGGCAGATATTGATAGCTACCAGGCAGGAAAAGTCCGGTATTCACTAAAGAATTTAAGCCCTGGTCCCCATTCATTGCAGTTGAAGGCTTGGGACACGCATAACAATTCGGCTACGGCTCGTATAGAGTTCGTAGTGGCGTCTTCTGAGAAACTGGCGCTAAATCATGTTCTCAACATTCCCAATCCTTTTTTAGAGAAAACTACTTTCCATTTTGACCATAATAGAAACGGTCAGGAATTAGATATACTTATTCAAATATTTACCGTATCTGGTATATTAGTTAAAACGCTTCATGGTACTAGTACGGGAGGCAGCCATTTTTCTGATCTTACTTGGGATGGTAGAGATGATTATAATGGTAAATTAGCCAAAGGAGTATATATTTATAAGGTGAATGTCCGTTCTCAGGTAGATGGGGCCTCCACCTCCAAATTCGAAAAACTAGTCTTACTAAAATAA
- a CDS encoding dihydroorotase — protein sequence MSLEIEKVDLLLKGVTIIHNTSPFHDKSVDIHLKDGLIHEIGFGLEAPNAVLIHELGLCCSIGWFDLTAQMGEPGFEHRETKESFMQAASYGGFTEVAVLPNLVPITQTRSSVYSVKSYSQNSPVTIHPIGAVTENCEGQDLSELVDMHRAGAVAFSDGVHAIQASDSILKALEYLSLIDGLLLNRAENLRMALGGQMHEGVISTTLGLKGIPSIAEETQVVRDLQLLEYAGGRLHFSQVSSAKSIEAIRTAKKKGLAVTCDVASYQCAFTDNSIVPFDTNYKVSPPFRSEEDRKAIVDGLSDGTIDVLVSSHLPLEIEAKELEFDFAQPGIVNIQTAFSIANQTLRPHLALSDIVHKLTVRPREVLMMEVPTLEEGSIANLTLFHPEREWSFTLATNASLSINSPFLGQSMKGSVYGTFHQNILTKNPTY from the coding sequence TTGTCCTTAGAAATAGAAAAAGTGGATCTGCTACTTAAGGGTGTTACCATTATACACAATACTTCTCCTTTTCATGATAAATCTGTTGACATTCATCTTAAAGATGGTTTAATCCATGAAATAGGTTTTGGTTTAGAAGCGCCAAATGCAGTTCTCATTCATGAACTGGGTTTGTGTTGTTCTATTGGATGGTTTGATTTGACAGCCCAAATGGGGGAGCCTGGGTTTGAGCATCGGGAAACCAAGGAGTCTTTTATGCAGGCGGCATCATATGGTGGATTTACAGAAGTAGCTGTTTTGCCAAATCTGGTGCCAATTACACAAACTAGGTCCTCTGTTTATTCTGTTAAAAGTTACTCTCAAAATAGCCCTGTCACAATCCACCCTATAGGGGCCGTCACTGAAAATTGTGAAGGGCAAGATCTTTCAGAATTGGTGGACATGCATCGTGCTGGGGCTGTTGCTTTTTCTGATGGCGTTCATGCTATTCAGGCTTCAGACTCTATCCTTAAAGCTTTAGAGTATCTTAGTCTAATTGATGGATTACTATTGAACAGGGCGGAGAACCTTAGAATGGCCTTGGGGGGACAAATGCATGAAGGCGTTATCAGTACTACTCTAGGGCTAAAAGGCATTCCTTCTATAGCAGAAGAGACTCAAGTAGTGAGAGATTTACAACTGTTAGAATATGCCGGTGGTCGTCTTCACTTTTCACAAGTATCCTCGGCTAAATCAATTGAAGCAATTAGAACTGCTAAAAAGAAAGGTCTAGCCGTTACTTGTGATGTGGCTTCTTACCAATGTGCCTTCACTGATAATTCTATAGTACCTTTTGATACTAACTATAAGGTAAGCCCACCCTTTAGGAGTGAAGAAGATAGAAAAGCTATTGTTGATGGACTCTCTGATGGGACTATTGATGTTTTAGTATCTTCTCATCTTCCTTTAGAAATTGAAGCTAAGGAATTAGAATTTGATTTTGCTCAACCTGGTATTGTCAATATTCAGACCGCATTTTCAATTGCTAACCAAACCCTTAGGCCTCATCTTGCCTTATCTGATATTGTTCACAAACTAACCGTTAGGCCTCGAGAAGTGTTAATGATGGAAGTTCCAACCCTTGAAGAAGGTAGTATTGCTAACTTAACTTTGTTTCACCCAGAAAGAGAATGGTCATTTACCCTTGCGACCAATGCTTCTCTTTCAATTAATTCTCCATTCTTAGGGCAATCAATGAAGGGTAGCGTGTATGGCACCTTTCATCAAAACATATTGACCAAGAACCCTACCTATTAG
- a CDS encoding pitrilysin family protein, giving the protein MSLNRSVAPLLLDSADIPLLVPEVIPISKGTTLHIAHNTIQPIVRVEFVFKAGKWYQPKAAVASLTAKMLLEGTFKKNARQIAELADFYGATLDVSHGFDRSTVTLYCLSKFLPDLLPLLFEVIQEPSFPEHELILLKQRLIQALSVDKQKNGYLASEAYSIKLYGLNHPYTTFISEDEINAVTLEEVNDFHRSHYNLGEVQVFVTGDISLTTKNLLQHALQTDLRSRVEENRRNNTIHALQQESEAHTKVATKNNLQAAIRIGNEVISPSHSDFPGLYFTTHLLGGYFGSRLMKNIREDKGYTYGIYASLSTKENSTTFTIGTEVKGDKSVETLKEIELELGRLKEEPIQEEEMRTVIKHLSGKFISDEATLFDQMDRYKSTVFLKLPTDHYHSLVKEFLNMTPSTVNEIANKYLRIEKLLTVIAGGL; this is encoded by the coding sequence ATGAGTTTAAACCGTTCAGTAGCACCACTTCTTCTTGATAGTGCTGACATACCCTTACTAGTACCAGAAGTAATTCCAATCTCCAAAGGAACTACTCTCCATATCGCCCACAACACAATTCAACCCATCGTACGGGTTGAATTTGTTTTTAAAGCCGGTAAGTGGTACCAACCAAAAGCCGCGGTTGCCTCATTAACGGCTAAAATGCTTTTAGAAGGGACATTCAAAAAGAACGCAAGACAAATAGCTGAGCTAGCCGACTTCTATGGAGCCACGCTGGATGTGTCACATGGATTTGACAGATCCACCGTCACGCTTTACTGTTTGTCTAAGTTCTTGCCAGATCTCTTGCCGCTACTTTTTGAAGTTATTCAAGAGCCATCTTTTCCAGAGCATGAACTTATTCTCCTAAAGCAACGCCTAATCCAGGCGCTATCTGTTGATAAACAAAAGAATGGCTATTTAGCGTCTGAAGCTTACTCAATAAAGCTTTATGGTCTAAACCATCCCTATACCACATTCATCTCAGAAGATGAAATCAACGCAGTTACTTTAGAAGAGGTCAATGATTTCCATCGTTCACATTACAACCTTGGCGAGGTCCAAGTATTTGTGACAGGTGACATTAGTTTAACTACTAAAAACCTCTTACAACATGCACTACAAACTGACTTAAGAAGTAGAGTAGAAGAAAATAGAAGAAATAACACTATACATGCACTTCAACAAGAAAGTGAGGCTCACACAAAGGTAGCAACAAAGAATAATTTACAGGCGGCTATACGCATAGGAAACGAAGTGATATCACCGTCGCACAGTGACTTTCCTGGGTTATACTTTACAACTCATTTGTTAGGAGGATATTTTGGTTCTAGACTTATGAAAAACATAAGGGAAGACAAAGGATATACTTATGGTATTTATGCTTCACTTTCTACTAAAGAAAACAGCACCACCTTTACAATAGGTACAGAAGTTAAAGGGGATAAATCCGTAGAGACACTAAAAGAAATAGAATTAGAGCTAGGCAGATTAAAAGAAGAACCTATTCAAGAAGAGGAAATGCGTACTGTAATAAAACACTTAAGCGGTAAGTTTATTTCAGATGAAGCAACATTATTTGACCAAATGGATAGATACAAGTCTACTGTGTTTCTTAAACTCCCAACAGATCATTATCATTCCTTAGTCAAGGAGTTCTTAAACATGACGCCCTCAACTGTGAATGAAATAGCGAATAAATATTTAAGAATAGAAAAGTTATTAACTGTGATAGCTGGAGGTCTATAA
- a CDS encoding glycosyltransferase family 2 protein produces MQPQIDISIVIPLLNEEESLPELTQWINRVMESHGFIYEVILVDDGSTDGSWRVIQELSVQLPQIRGIRFNRNYGKSAALNTGFKETQGRVVITMDADLQDSPEEIPALYEMIINDQYDLVSGWKKKRYDPLSKTLPTKLFNAATRKISRIKLHDFNCGLKAYDQRVVKSIEVYGEMHRYIPVIAKWNGFGKIGEKVVQHRERKFGTTKFGLERFVYGFLDLMSITFVSRFKKRPMHFFGSLGTVSFLLGFLISFWLIAEKVYYSFQNLPVRNVTDQPLFFLALVAVILGMQLFLAGFLAEMISLSGKKENEYLIRDTVGLSK; encoded by the coding sequence ATGCAACCACAAATAGATATTTCCATAGTGATTCCTCTCTTAAATGAAGAGGAATCACTACCAGAGCTTACCCAATGGATAAACCGTGTGATGGAATCGCACGGTTTTATTTATGAAGTGATATTAGTAGATGATGGTAGTACAGATGGTTCTTGGAGAGTTATTCAAGAATTGTCTGTACAACTCCCTCAGATTAGAGGCATTCGTTTTAACAGGAACTATGGTAAATCAGCTGCCCTCAACACTGGTTTCAAAGAAACTCAAGGACGCGTAGTCATTACAATGGATGCTGATTTGCAGGATAGCCCCGAAGAGATTCCAGCTTTGTATGAAATGATTATCAATGATCAGTATGATCTTGTCTCAGGCTGGAAGAAGAAGAGATATGATCCTCTTAGTAAAACGCTGCCTACAAAACTCTTTAATGCCGCCACCCGCAAAATCTCTAGAATAAAGCTCCATGATTTCAATTGTGGATTGAAGGCTTATGATCAACGGGTAGTGAAAAGTATTGAGGTGTACGGTGAGATGCATCGCTACATTCCCGTCATTGCCAAATGGAATGGGTTCGGGAAAATAGGGGAGAAGGTAGTACAACACAGGGAACGAAAATTTGGGACTACCAAGTTTGGTTTAGAGCGTTTTGTGTATGGCTTCTTAGATTTGATGTCCATTACATTTGTCTCTAGGTTCAAAAAACGTCCTATGCACTTCTTCGGAAGTTTAGGAACAGTGTCTTTCTTGTTAGGCTTCCTTATTTCGTTCTGGCTCATAGCTGAGAAAGTATATTACTCATTCCAGAATTTGCCAGTGAGAAATGTAACAGATCAACCACTTTTCTTTTTGGCTTTAGTAGCAGTGATACTTGGTATGCAATTATTCCTAGCTGGCTTTTTGGCAGAGATGATTTCCTTGTCTGGTAAAAAAGAAAATGAGTACTTAATAAGAGATACTGTAGGGCTAAGCAAATAA
- the porV gene encoding type IX secretion system outer membrane channel protein PorV, with protein MNHITFKSTLICFLLVAASGLSALGQNSIGQNVENYRPITTAVPILLVAPDARAAGMGDAGVATSPDANSPYWNPAKLGFLESDFEASLSYTPWLGEIVNDMYLAYLSGHKRLTPNSSIAVSLMYFDLGEIVFSQTGTDQQPFNPKEYAVNVSYGQKLSENLSLGVGAKYIRSNLAGNTNVVNPSGNYESQPGNSAAVDLGIYYTNDLTLGGKNLNLALGGNISNLGAKISYSTAGRKDFLPTNLRLGTALTYELDPYNKITLAIDGNKLLVPYSAPEDASSNDQTNVFSGIFKSFNDAPGGASEEFKEITLSTGLEYWYDNIFAARTGYFYENDLKGGRRYLTMGLGLRYQQFGLDAAYLIPNEQNNPLSKTIRFSLHFKFDGQE; from the coding sequence ATGAATCATATAACGTTCAAGTCTACCTTGATTTGTTTTCTACTAGTGGCCGCCTCTGGCCTTTCTGCGTTGGGTCAGAACTCTATCGGTCAGAATGTAGAAAACTACAGGCCTATCACCACAGCTGTTCCTATTTTATTAGTTGCACCAGATGCCAGAGCAGCCGGTATGGGTGATGCGGGAGTTGCCACCTCGCCAGACGCGAACAGTCCTTATTGGAACCCGGCTAAACTAGGGTTCCTTGAGTCTGATTTTGAAGCCTCTCTTTCTTACACTCCCTGGTTAGGAGAAATTGTAAATGACATGTACCTGGCCTACCTGTCTGGCCATAAAAGGCTAACACCTAATTCATCCATAGCGGTCTCCTTGATGTATTTTGACTTAGGCGAGATTGTCTTTTCACAGACGGGTACTGACCAGCAGCCTTTCAATCCAAAAGAATATGCAGTAAATGTGTCTTATGGTCAGAAACTGAGCGAAAACCTAAGTTTAGGCGTGGGCGCGAAATACATTAGATCCAATTTGGCTGGTAATACCAATGTAGTAAACCCAAGCGGCAATTATGAATCACAACCAGGTAACTCAGCAGCAGTAGATTTGGGTATCTATTACACCAATGATTTAACCTTAGGCGGTAAAAACCTTAACCTTGCCCTAGGCGGAAACATTTCCAATCTAGGTGCTAAAATCTCCTACAGCACAGCCGGTAGAAAAGACTTTCTGCCTACCAACTTACGCTTAGGAACAGCATTAACCTATGAGTTAGACCCATACAATAAAATCACATTGGCCATTGACGGGAACAAATTGCTGGTTCCATATTCTGCACCAGAAGATGCTTCGTCTAATGACCAAACAAATGTATTCTCCGGAATCTTCAAATCCTTTAACGATGCCCCAGGTGGCGCAAGTGAGGAATTCAAGGAAATTACACTGTCAACTGGTTTAGAGTATTGGTATGACAATATCTTTGCAGCCAGAACCGGTTATTTCTATGAGAATGACTTGAAGGGGGGCCGACGGTATTTGACGATGGGCTTAGGATTAAGGTACCAACAATTTGGTCTTGACGCCGCTTACTTAATACCGAACGAACAAAATAACCCCCTTTCGAAAACGATCCGTTTCTCGCTTCATTTTAAATTTGACGGGCAAGAATAA
- a CDS encoding DUF4199 domain-containing protein — protein MMEQTTTTHEAPATTTSVGLRYGLITGFISVIYSLILFVTEMNNNSALSYLSILILAGGIFFAYKHFKGMNGGFMSYGQGLGIGTVLSAVAGLLGGIFTFIYVKFVDTAFLQKVQDLQIAKMEEQGLSEAQIEKATEMAATFSGPGMMLVMGILGTLVIGFLVSLVMAAIMKRSQPEFE, from the coding sequence ATGATGGAACAAACCACTACTACACATGAGGCACCTGCAACTACTACATCTGTCGGGTTGCGCTATGGATTGATCACAGGCTTCATTTCTGTAATCTATAGCTTAATATTGTTCGTGACTGAAATGAACAATAATTCAGCACTCTCCTATCTTAGCATCCTTATCCTTGCTGGAGGGATTTTCTTCGCCTACAAACATTTTAAAGGTATGAATGGTGGTTTTATGTCTTATGGCCAAGGCTTAGGGATTGGAACTGTGCTTTCGGCAGTAGCTGGTCTATTAGGAGGGATTTTTACGTTTATTTATGTAAAGTTTGTGGATACTGCGTTTCTTCAGAAGGTGCAGGATCTACAAATAGCTAAAATGGAGGAGCAGGGATTAAGTGAGGCCCAAATTGAAAAGGCAACTGAAATGGCTGCAACTTTCTCTGGTCCTGGTATGATGCTGGTCATGGGTATCTTGGGTACCTTAGTTATCGGGTTTTTAGTATCATTGGTTATGGCTGCTATTATGAAGCGTAGTCAGCCAGAGTTTGAATAA
- a CDS encoding glycosyltransferase produces the protein MAYIVMIGPAYPFRGGIAAFNERLAQTWQAMGHTVEIITFTVQYPSFLFPGKSQFSDEPAPKGLLINRKLNSINPLSWIKVGLEIKYKRPDILFVRFWLPFIGPSLGTVARLVKANKHTKVIALTDNVIPHEHRLGDKLLTQYFVDSCDGFVSMSDSVTKDLAKFTSQKEILFQPHPIYDVFGPAIDKQLARKQLGLLKKRYILFFGFIRAYKGLDLLLEALADSRLKELCVNLVVAGEYYEAADRYVTIIEKNHLSERVYLNTEYIPDSKVAAYFSATDIVVQPYKTATQSGVTQIAYHYNKPMVVTNVGGLPEIVPHGKVGYVVNVNPKEIADAIVDYYINERESEMVNNIKEEKKRFSWEVMGEEIVKLAGRLNP, from the coding sequence ATGGCTTATATAGTTATGATTGGTCCAGCATACCCTTTTAGGGGGGGCATTGCTGCTTTCAATGAGCGGTTAGCTCAAACTTGGCAGGCAATGGGCCATACCGTAGAGATTATTACATTCACAGTTCAATATCCATCGTTTCTTTTCCCAGGCAAATCTCAATTTTCAGATGAACCGGCCCCTAAGGGTTTATTAATTAACAGAAAGCTTAATTCTATAAATCCCCTCTCATGGATTAAGGTTGGTCTAGAAATCAAATATAAGAGACCAGATATTCTATTCGTCAGGTTTTGGCTTCCATTTATTGGACCAAGTCTAGGAACAGTCGCTCGCCTTGTAAAGGCAAATAAGCACACAAAGGTAATTGCGCTTACAGATAATGTAATTCCACATGAGCACCGCTTAGGAGATAAACTCCTTACTCAATATTTTGTAGACTCCTGTGATGGCTTCGTCTCCATGTCAGATTCAGTGACTAAGGACCTGGCTAAATTCACTTCTCAGAAAGAGATCCTTTTTCAACCCCACCCTATATATGATGTCTTCGGACCTGCAATAGACAAGCAACTAGCCAGAAAACAACTTGGGCTCTTAAAGAAGCGCTACATATTATTCTTTGGATTCATAAGAGCATATAAGGGATTAGATCTTTTATTAGAAGCATTAGCAGATTCTAGATTGAAAGAATTATGTGTTAATCTAGTGGTTGCAGGAGAATACTATGAGGCAGCAGACAGATACGTTACTATTATAGAGAAAAACCATTTGTCTGAAAGAGTATACCTAAACACAGAGTACATACCTGATTCAAAAGTGGCTGCTTATTTCTCTGCTACAGACATAGTGGTACAACCATACAAAACCGCTACGCAAAGCGGAGTAACCCAAATAGCCTATCATTACAATAAGCCAATGGTAGTTACCAATGTAGGTGGTTTACCAGAAATAGTGCCTCATGGGAAGGTAGGATATGTTGTCAATGTCAATCCTAAAGAGATTGCAGATGCAATAGTAGACTATTATATAAATGAGAGAGAATCTGAAATGGTGAATAATATAAAGGAGGAGAAGAAACGTTTTAGTTGGGAGGTAATGGGGGAAGAGATAGTGAAATTAGCAGGAAGGTTGAATCCATAA